A stretch of DNA from Gallus gallus isolate bGalGal1 chromosome 7, bGalGal1.mat.broiler.GRCg7b, whole genome shotgun sequence:
GACCTTTGAGGTCTCCTAGTGGGACTCTGCGCCCTGAGGGTATCTGTGTGCTGTTGCACTGCCCACTCTGTGGTCCtcaccactactgaaatgtGATGGTATTGAAGAACAGCTTAGCACCCTTTTACCCATCTTTGCTGACCATCTTTACTAGTGAACTCAGCACAATAAGCTTAAGTACCTGAATAACTGAGGTCCTGATAAAGATGCTTTGTTCCTGACTGACTTCAACATTAAGGCAGGGTTGTTTCTTAGAATACTACTCCTTTCCATTGTGGATAAACTTATGCTTTAGGAAGAAAATGGTGTGACAGTGTGCACCAGTGTGACTCCTGGGGCAGGAGCATGGGTAACGTGCTTTGCTGTTGAAGGTGCCACGGAATTTGTGAGATAATAATCATAGGGATTTCACATCTGGAAGGATAGAGGACTTTTCTTCTGAGGATCTGTGCTCTTCAATACAGAAGCTGCTCATGCATACCTGGCTGTTACTCCCCAGAGTCATCACTTGTGCTTTTAATGGCTTTACCATTGTAGCATGTCATTGCTGCCTACAGAGCTTTCAGACCACtcacctttttcttcccccgtctccttttcctcctcctcccctgcatctttttctccttgccCATCTTCCCCAAATCCGAGGAAATTAAAGACCCTCTTCAGTGAGGGGCAGGAAGATTTACACTCTGCATCCCACTCCCAAGGACACACCATTATTTTGGCAGAGATGCTAGATGTGGACAGGCCAATAAGAATTCTACCTTTAGTAAGTCCTACTTCAGCTCgtttatttttgcagtattGCTCAGAACCTGTACCATCCAAGAACATTGcagtttctgtatttaatgTTCTGGAGGCCTTCGGTCTGAATAAAAGCTTGCTTCACTGAACACCTGTCTGAATTCAGATGCAGAAACACCTGCCATTGCCTGTGTGTGAAGGTTGGTCTGTTGCTGGGCATGCACTAGCTGGGTGCATCAGGCAGATGGCACTGTTGGATTTTGGAAATAGCAAGCTACATTCAGCTGAACGGGTACAGCCTGGCAAGGACTAGAGGTGGAAAGTGCCAGGTGGATGGTAGGGTTCAGAGCCTTGTCCAGGAGAAATGCCTTCAAGCTACAGAGCTAATAAGAGTTGCATTGGCTGTTCTGAGCCAGATGCAGCAACTAGGCTTGGGAACCTTCCTAGAACACAGGAGTGTGTTATTCAGTTCAATATAAGTGCCTTTCAAGGTGTTTTTTTAgcatagaaaaacaaacaaaaaaaaccctgagcTTATTTACATAAATGGAGAGATGGGACGTCCATCTGAAACCAGTTATATCTATTTAATATTCTTTATGGCATCCTTGTACACTGTTCAAACTTTACTATGAGTTCGATGTAGTTAGTTTTGTTAGTTAGAACTGCTGTATCACAGACATGCGTGGTGTTCATCCTGTGGATGCAAGGTCCACTAATGGGAGGTTTGGGAAGCCTTACAATGACTCTTCAGGTCTCTGAAGGGAGGATTTCAGTATTGGCCAGAGGGATCCTTTCTTCCTTGGGCATGAGATGCTTGGAGTTGTTTGTAAAGATCTTTTTCAAGGCAGTTTGCTTGTGCTCTTTCTTCTCAATGCTTCTGAATTATACAGTTATTTCAGTTGGATTTGTTagttctaaaaatattttcacctgCCTCGCGTATTTACACTCAAACAGTGGCTGTTATTGCccattgatttctttttaccGCCTGTTAGGTGCCATCTGGTGTCAGCATTCTTCCACACCACCCTTGTTCAGTCTCCACAGAATAACTACGTGTCATCATTATAAGCTAAAGCTAAGACAAACGCAGACAATGCTTACCAGACTGCCAGACCGTCATACTGTAATCAGTTCACACCAAACTGATTCTTAGAGTCTTGATTCAGTACAGAGACAGTGGACTTCAGGTTGAATGTtagagaaatttcttctctgaaagagtggccgggtgctggaatgggctgcccggggaggtggtggagtcatcaaccctggaggtgttcaaggaacatttagatgttgtactaatGGAggtggtttagtgggaaatattggtggtaggtggacggttggactggatgatcttggaggtctttttcaaccttggtgattctatgactcagtGACTTTCACTAGTAGTGGCAAAAATGTTTCCTGAGCTGTGTAGTTTATCTTCTGTGCAGTTGAAGATGTATGTGGCAGAACACAGAGTACAGTCTCGGCACTGCAGCTCAACCAGGTTGCAGTTTTGGGACTgaaaaggcagagctgggagacTTGAGATGAGGTCATGTTattcactgtgctgctggtcATAAACTACCACTCAGTGCTCTGCTTTAAGACTATTGCTTATCTGTAGATCTGATCTATAAATAGAGAAAAGTACCTCAGAAATCCTAGTAGTGGTGTCTGGTTGTAGGGAGAATATAATGATGCCTTAGAGGAAGAAATGAGTACTTAAGCTCTGATTCTTCATCAGTTCGCTCACTGTCTACCAGCTGTTGGAATGGGAGTGCACgatagagaagaaaatacaattcCTGGTCTGTTTCCAGCTATCAGTGTTTatctcttgttatttttctcttattttttctcactgaagTACATCCGTTTGTCATGTGACACAGACCCTGAAACACTCTATGACCTCATGACACAGCACTGGCACCTGAAAACCCCTAACCTTGTCATCTCTGTCACTGGAGGGGCAAAGAACTTCGCGCTCAAGCCCCGAATGCGCAAGATATTCAGCAGGCTGATCTACATTGCCCAGTCCAAAGGTAAAGACctgtatatgcatatacattGCCACATCTGCGTAAGGCTGGTGGAGAGAAAGCTGCTCAGAGGGTCAGCAGGGAAGCAGAgtgttgctttgtttctgcttggCTGGTGCACATGGTGCAAATGTTATCTATCGGTTTGTAAGTTAGAGTTGAGAACTAGTCATTCGGATGCCCATGGCAATGTAAGGTAGGCTGAGTGGcatatattttatgtttaaCTGAAGTGTTAAGTTTTGAGTGGGAGTGGGATTATGGTATTTGAAAGGGAAGTTATTCCACTGTATCCTCCTCCCATGTTATCCCTCCATGTTGTCCCCAGGGGCCTGGATTTTCACGGGAGGTACACATAATGGGCTGATGAAGTATATTGGGGAAGTGGTCAGAGATAACACCATCAGTCAGAGCTCTGAGGAGAGTGTGGTGGCTATTGGCATAGCAGCCTGGGGCATGATTTCCAACCGAGAAAGCCTGATTCGCAGCAGTGATAATGAGGTAAGAAACATGTACAGTcggtgggggaaaaaatgacaggGCTCTGCTCTAAATCATGCAGATTACATCCCtgactgctgctctcagcagtaaTGGGCTCAGCTGATGCTATCAGTCATGTGGTGACTGACTTGAGCAATTAGAGAAGAGGTCTTCTTATTATGTTCTGGTAGACCTGAGCTTGCTGGACATTTTTTCCAATGAAATGTTTGTGTAGAAACACAACAACAACTTTAGCAACACAAGTTAGCTTTTGTGTACCTGAAACAATTCAACTTGGAACCAGCTTTTCTTCAGCGTGTGTCACAGTGAGATGAAATACCAAGTGCTCTTTCCAAATCAGAAGGGTACTAAGGTGTTCTCATGTGCAAGATGGTCTCAAACATCAGGCCTGCTGGGGGTTGACCAGCCAGTGATTCCAGCTGTGGGCTTAGCACACCTGCATGGAAGTTCAGCTGCTCCAATTTAATGTCTGGCAGAGTTATGGAATAATCTCTTCCACAGTTACTACAGCTGCTGTGAAATCCTTGCATGGTTGCCCACAGTGGGGATTCCCATTAACTAAGACACCCTGTGCCACCTGTCCCTATTAAGTCAGTCCCATCTGTCAGATACACTGGCACATCTCCTTTTATCTTGTATAAGCTAGCTCTCACAAACATATCTAAAATCCATCCAGATAGATAAGAAAACTGATGACTTTACTGAGGGCTCTGAGATGATTtggggattggactagatgatctcaacAGTTCCCTCCCAACCTTGAAAATTCTGCAATTCTCTGATGTGTTGAAAGTAAGTTTTCCACAGATTTAATGATTCCAGTGGCTGAAGGAAGCATATTtgccttctgcatttttaacagAACTTCTGAAAGGACTAAGTTGTTGCAACTAATTTCATTCTGTTCCATTACCTGAAATGAGGTTATGGGAGGATCATCTCAAATCCAGCTGTACttgtaaagaaaacaagatatttGTACTGCGCTCTTTTATGAGGTTTCTCTCACTATCTTTTGTTGCTATTGGGACTGTTAGTGTCTGGAGTCAGAAAATATGGACTACTAAATGATAAGGAATAACTGGTATTTGGGGGTTCAGCTGCCACTGGTTTGACCTTCAAAACTTGTCCATGCTTTGCCCTTGCGTTTCTGTTAAACACTGTGCTTGTGATTCTAGGGGTACTACTTGGCTCATTACATAATGGATGATCTCAAGAGAGATCCCCTGTATTGCCTGGATAATAATCACACACATCTCTTACTGGTTGACAATGGCACCCACGGGCACCCAACAATAGAGGCAGAAGTACGAACTCAGTTAGAAAAGTACATTTCGGAGCGAGTTATCCCAGGTAGGTGTGGATGTCAGGTTGCAGACCTCCTTCTCCTTGGAACTTGCTTGCTTTGGGGCTCAGTGTTTTTCCAGGAAATGAAAGAGCAGTAGAATCATCCCTTGAATGCTAAGCAGAAGGAGTGTGTTATCTGCATTGCATCTTGAGCACTTTCAAGAACAACCAGGCCTTCAGAACATCTCTTTCCcctcatttccatttcttatgTGACAATAGTCCTGTGTAGGACACAATAAATAATCTGCTTCAGCAATGCAACCCTTCTTACTCTTCCTTCTTTTGGAAGCTGACCATTGACTTCTGCATCTAGCCTAACTGGCACCGAATTCCAGGTAGCTGAAGCACAACTACACAGGAgctgatattttgcttttacagaaatatCTGTGATGATCCATCTGCATCCTGCTTATAAACAGTTTCTTGTTTGGCCCCTTTTTTGCTAAGAGGGAAAAATACAAAGGCCTTGGCAGGCTGTTCTTAACTTTGTGTCTCTTAAAAACTAGCTGCTGGAGTCATGTGGTTCTTAACTTTCCTTTACCATTGAAAACGTGGAATCAGCAGTTCTGAATCTTCAACTTTTGATAAAGAACCTTGCACCTAGACTCCCAGTGATCAAAGCAATAGGTAAAGAGTAAAATCAAATGTTTTGAGGACTTCAGAGCTAATAAAATTATGATTGCTAGGAAGCAAAAAGCTGGAGAAGACTGATGTCAGCTTGGCAGAATGTTAAGCAAAACtgagttttcattaaaaataagataaGTTGTTGATAGATTTGCCCAAATGAACAGTGAACTGGTATCAAAATGATTGCACAAACAACTTAGAAATGATGTCGTTGAACTGAGGAAAATGGATTGGTCAAACTGCACTAACGAGTTgaatctttttccctttttcttttcgcctgtttcacagaatcaaatTATGGTGGTAAGATTCCAATTGTATGTTTTGCTcaaggaggagggaaagagaCTTTGAAagtaagtttattttttttcatttatttctttcactttttccagGAGTGACAGCAGGAATGTTGCTCTTCTGTATCAGAAGCATCTTTGTCAGCCATGTAACTCTTGACCTTCTTTGTACAAGTTTACCTAATGGTTTGGTTTGCCAAAATTCGGCTTGCACTTGTTCAGTGGAGAttagtattttcatttcacacaCAGAGAAGATTAGCTTCTGTTGGAGATACTCCAGTTTAGATCCTGCTAGAGCTGACTTTATTGCTGATCCTGTGAACTGTAGGCCACATCTAGTTTAAATCTAAAGAGCTGAACAAGGCAGCTCACGTTGAGGCTAGTCAAACTGGGTGACAAAAAATGTTACTAATAATTCTAAGCATGGTCTCTGTTACCATTTAATTGCTAACATTAATCAATTAGTCTATATCACTCTGTGAAATCATTACCCCAGCCTCTCTCTAAGTTTCCTGGTGTTTGATTCCACTTGGGTGATTAATTCTAACTTTGCCCACAAGCATATTGTAGATGAATGCAGAGTGTAGATGAATGCAGAGTTCAATGTGCTAATCAGAAGTCCAAAGATAAAGATGAGATGAAAGCATTCATTCAAGTTTTAGAGCGAAGCTTTGCTGTAAGTGCTATCTTCTTTTAGTTCCAAGCAGCCAACTTTTAAGAGAGGATTTTACTACAACAGAAGGAGTTGTACTGAATGCTATATAAGAACAGCTGGTTGAGAAGCATTATGATTACCTGTATGGAGTGACATCAAACCACCATGATGCATAACACATTTACTAGCTATCTAATCAGTATGATAAAAGCCACGTCAGATTAAATGTTTCATTCATGGAAGGAGGATCCTCTGAAATGTTACTGGATGATGCTTCAAGGATGCATTCTTGCCAACCATAGGGTTCACTCATTAGTGTTAATAATACACTCAGACGTCTGTGTCTGCCTTCTTGCTCATTTACAGGTAAAATCAAAACCTATCTTCTGCAGGAGTAAACTGATCAAAATGATCAGCAGGTTTCATGCTGCAGAAGTTTGTGTATGTGTAAGACTATTGCTTTTTCCTCTAACAATTAAAGCTGGAGCCCTTGTACTCAGCTTTAGTGTTACTTAAGCAATACTTGGCCATAAAAGAGTAGTGACTGTCGGTCTAAGTTGGTTGTTGAGAAAACTATCTTCACAGAAGGGGTAGTCTATACTAAAATCACTAGGCTTTCTTCCTGAGTAGTATTCTTGAATACCACAGTTACGCTTCAAGTCATCATCTCTCCTCTTTGCTCCCTAGTCTATCCATGTGGCCATCAAGAGTAAAATTCCCTGCGTTGTCGTAGAAGGCTCTGGACGGATAGCTGACGTTATAGCTAGCTTGATGGAGGCAGAAGACACTCTTACTTCCTCGTGCGTCAAGGAGAGCTTGCACAGGTACCTGCCTCGCACCATTTCAAGGCTCTCAGAAGAGGAGACTGAAAGCTGGGTTAAATGGGTAAGTATGTGCTGTTGTAGCGAGCTGCTGAAGCTGAAAGTAGCAGAAGGGTAGAAAGAAAACGAGGTCAGGAGCAGCCAGCTTTGGAGGAACAGAATGTGTCTTACTTGGACTTAGTAGTACTGCATACCTGGAATGCAACTGAAGGTGTAACATTgtacatacagcagaaaattcttttgccttttatttttttaatctttgatCACAGATAGAACCCTCAGAATTCAGCTACCATACTGACTGTTTATTACAAGAGTGTTTTTTTGGAGACTGGGGAGACTGGACAACTAAGAAGAGCATCTGCTCTCTTACATTGCTTGGGCCAGACTCAGGAAACTGTTTTAACTCTCCATTTACCTGATCTTCTGACTGACCTGGTTTTAGATATACTTCTGCCCTCCTAAATAGGGGCAAAAAGATGGAGCTCTAGGAAAATCTTAatgttctgttatttttcagaagtcttTGTTCCAACAACACTTCAGCCCAACAGCCCATTAACTTAGGTTAATTGACTTCCTCAATTAAAAGCCAGGGCTTTATCTTAGGGTTTGAttcagttttcctcttctgtttaaTTATCTCCTGCCTATGTTCATGGGAGGGAGCAGAAGGTGGAGCGTGATTGCATGTTCATAATGGGGGGGTGGTACGCGATGTGTTGCTTCCTGTATATGTAAGTCCTCTTCACtcacttttctcccttctttatttagtattatttatttatttactattctttctttttaatgtacgTACCATTGCAAGTTGTTTGcaatctccagatagagattCAGTTGGTCATACTTATGAGTAGTTCCTTATTACTGGTATTATGTTTTTTTGGGTTATAATGTTCTGcttaggaagaaaacacagatattTGCTGTATTCAGAGGAAAACTAACCTTATACTTTGGCAGCTTAAATCTCATCTGCTTCTATCTGGACTTGTGtacattttaattgtatttggAAACAGGACTGATGAGAAAGATGTTTGCTACAGTGTGATGAAAGATTTCCTTTAAAGAAGCTCTAGGAGATCAACTGCTAAACATTCTAGATTGCTTTGAATTGAAACTTCTTTTTGTAGATCAAAGAAGTCCTTGAGAACCCTCATTTACTGACAGttatcaaaacagaagaagCTGGAGATGAAATTGTGAGCAATGCCATTGCTTTTGCTCTGTACAAAGGCAAGTAATTGTCTTTCTGTTCTgtcattttgtgtgtgtgtggtattTTTGTGTGCTGCTTTTTAAACAGATGGATAAAGATGGGTTACTCTGGGATTCTGAATAGTGGGGTTTTGCCCtatgcaaatgtattttcacaAACTGAGTGATGTGCTGAACCTGGAAACCATCAGTCCTTTTGCATGCAACATTTTTGTAAACTTGAAGTAACTGTCCCAGTGGGTGATGGGTTTGGTTTAGTGTTTGGTTTTACTTGTCCTTGTTTAATTTTCGCTTGCAAAATTCCCTACTAAAATTAATATTGAAGATATAAATGAGTTtagaacaaataataaaaaaaacaaaatagtacCCATTTTCTGCATGGTGTGTGAAACTGAAGATGTGATATGCATGCATAGCATGCCAGGCGTGTCTTTAAGCTTTGAGAATCCTCAAAAACCCAATCAGGAAGATACAGATGAGTCTGGGGAAAGATGATCAGTATAGGGCTCTTGCTGAGTAGAGCGTGAAATCAGAGATGAATAAGTATGCCAAGAAGCTCTTCTGTCTCTGGTCTTTTACCTAGAGGATTGTTCCTCCTCAGCAGCCTTCAGCACCAATGAACGTAACAGAGATAACTGGAATgagcagctgaagctgctgctggagtggAACCAGTTGGACCTGGCCAGTGATGAGATCTTCACCAATGACCGAAACTGGGAGGTACAGATGGTTTCTGAGTACAGTGGTATGGGCTAGGGGACAAGAGGGAAGAGAGACATGGTAGCAGCAGCCAGTGTCTCAGCGTCCCACACTTTGTGATGATACTTAAGATCACCTTTTCCTCTTTGCACTGGTATCATAGATAGCTCATGCCAGAAGTGCTCTAGGCCATCCAACAAGTGCAATTGCATATgtgaaaaactgtttctgaTGAAAGTGTGCCAGTCTGAAGGAAAATGTGGCAGTTTGCTACAGGTATCAGGCCCCTTAGGTAAGCTTTTCACGTCCCGTATGACTCCTTATATTTactcttccatttcttcctaGTCTGCTGACCTGCAGGATGTCATGTTCACAGCCCTAGTGAAAGACAGGCCCAAATTTGTTCGTCTCTTTCTGGAAAATGGTCTGAATCTGAGGAAATTCCTTACCACAGAGGTCCTTAGAGAGCTGTACACCAACAACTTCAGCAGCTTGGTGTTCAAGAACCTGCAGATTGCCAAGAACTCCTATAATGATGCGCTCCTCACGTTTGTGTGGAAGATGGTTGAAGACTTCCGAAGAGGTCTCAAAAGAGATGATAAAAATAACAAGCATGAGCTGGAGATACATCTTTCAGTAAGTGATGGaccatttctttccattttgcatCCCTgaaaaggagggggaagaaaaagaaaaaggaaaagttttatgttttatttctggtaTAGCAGGATTTACTTTTAACAGTCTCAGCCTTATTTTACACTTAACATGTGGTCCCATTTTACAAATACATGTAAGGGTCATTTAGCTATGAGCAAAATGGGTGGATGTATTTGGATGTTGAGTTATAAGAATTTCTATTGCAGTCATCAATGTCATAATTATGCTTGTAATTTAAACCAATGTAAATGCAGAGTCCAGTACAGAGGTACTAGCTGGGCATGAATAATTAGGACTCATAACCTGGTACAGACTGTGGTATTTTGTACCAAACTGCTCTAGAGCAAAGAAGTTGATGATGTAGAACTTTAAGGACTTGTTCCAGAAAGCAGGTTAGTTGAACTTTGTTGTGGAgaattattgctttttttttttttcagactgagTGTCCTATCACAAGGCATCCGTTGCAAGCTCTGTTCATCTGGTCTGTTCTTCAGAACAAGAAAGAGTTATCTAAAGTCATTTGGGAGCAAGTAAGTTGAACTGTTCTTAGTTTCTGTTTGTAAACAGCATGGTGTTGTTCCTTGTCTTTGGGCTGTTGGCCACAAAACTGTGGTAGATAATTGCAGGGTGGTTCTGTAAGTAGGTTTAATGTTACCCCTTTTGTGTTTGGGCATGAATTTCATACTTTCCTTCCATAATGCCAGATACATGTCAGCAGTCCAAACTAGCATTTACATATAGCTACACTTTCTTGTCTGTTTTCAATCTTGAATGCTATGTGCCCCCCGTTCTGCAATATGGAAGTGTTGTGATCCCAGGTATTTGATTGACATCCATTTCTAATTTTGATTAGACATTTAGATATAATTGCATCGAATGCATAATTCACAGACTGCAAATGTGATGCTAAGGCATGCAAAGCTAATGGATGCTCCTGCTCGCATTGGTCTGTGTCTCCAAAGCAGAGCGCTTCCTCCCTGGAATATACTAAAGTAGTCAACTGGTCCAGACTGGTATACTACCAGGAATGTAGTTCCTGGGAGAACAGACCCTCTTCTGTGCACCTTCAGTCAGAGATGCAAAGCTGGTATCtgactaaaaaataaaagaactttTCAGACTGGTCACAAAGTTGTTACGAAACCAGTACAGAGATAGTTACTGTTTGTTTCATGGAACTAGACCCTCatttgctgtgctgggagcacagcagctgcaaaaagAGAGGATAATGTTTAAAGATTATAtcactttctctcttcagtGGGGTTTGCATGACTTAACTCTCTCTCCACAGACCAGAGGTTGTACTTTGGCAGCTCTTGGGGCCAGTAAGCTCCTGAAAAGCATGGCAAAAGTGAAGAATGATATAAATGCTGCTGGTGAGTCTGAGGAACTTGCTAATGAGTATGAGACAAGAGCAGTAGGTAAGTGCCTTCTTTAAGTCCTTTAGAAGTTTAATAGAAGGGTCAGAGATCAGGAAACTGTTCCATTTCTTTGAATGTTACTGGCTTTAGTGATCTCCAGATGTGGTGCACAGCAATGCTTGGGTAAcagtcttttcattttgtgcaaataatgcaaaatgaaaGCCGTGTTGATTTTCCTCAGCAGAATGTAAGGAATGTAATTCATTCAGTTTGCCTGAATGAAACTCCCCAGAAGTCTAGCCTGATTTGTAAAGAAGAGTATGACGTTTCaggaagaagtagaaaaaaaccTTCATTTAGAAAAGTAGTTATCCAACATGAAATTGTAGAAGTATGGTTTGGGTTGAagaagggacctttgaagatCATATAGCCCAAATCATCCCACAGTATCTttcactagatcaggttgctcagagccctgcccaACCTGACTTTGAACACTTCTAATGATGAggcacccacaacttctctgggccACCTGTTCCATTAACATTGTGATTTTCACTGCTTAGAAATGTTTTCCACACCATCTGTTCCCATTAGAAACTGTGTTCTGTCTGAACAGCTTGCCTCCAAATATGAGTGTtcagggattttattttttatttttttattttttggtgtgtttgtgtgtgtgtgtgtggagaatttctttccttgggaAGAAAAGCTACCTGGCTGTAATGGCAAGGCTGAAATAGCAAGGACAATATAGGGTAAGAGAAACTTTCATGAGTGCTGGTAATGTTTGGGTTGAGAGGAGTCATCCTTCAGATTTGCAGTCGTACTTCAAAGTAGGAGTGAGAATAAATTGCAGATAAAAAGGGTATTGAATTCCTAAATTCCAAACAACAACATCATAAGCCTTTGTTattctgtaaagaaaagcaatactGTCACTCATTGAGAATGCAGATCTAGATCATGCATTCTAGgtcagtcatttttctttttatgaccTCTTGTTTCTCCTGTTATAAGGGTTGACAGTGGTTCAGAATTGAGTCCTGCATGTCATGAGCTGGAGTAAccagtattttctctttaaagagGCTAATTGGTGTCAGATAGCTGGGACGGGGCCCATCATACCATAGCTTGGAGCAAAATGCAATACAGTGTTGCCTCTGAAGGCTTTATTACAGGTTATGGCCTTGTTCTCTTGACTGATCTGCTCATAGCAAATGGTAGGTCCATAACTGCATTGTCAAGCAGTTTGCTGTCATATCCACAAATCACATTACATGATGGTTAATGTGTAATGGCCCATGTTGTGCAAACATTGCTGTGCATCAGATCTGGAGGTCAGATCTGAAAATTTCTTGCTTGTTACCGGAAAGGATCTCCTGCTTCACAAGGTGAAAACTGCTTAGACTTCCTTAAAGGTATCTAGGTTTCTTGGGCCTGACGTAGAGAAATGACCATTGAAGTCTGTTTTCAGGACTGACCTGCAGTGCATATGGTAATACCAGCTGAAGGTATTGCTATATGTGTATATCCTTGCAGTTATGGttaaaagctgtttgaaaaACGCCTGGGAAAATATATTACTGGAAAGGAGCACTTCCTCAGTTTTTAGTGTAGAATTCACCTTAACACCATCTCTGTGTAAGGTGACTTTATATTACAGTTTTTCATCCCGACCTGAATTCTGTATGGAAGCTTAATACGTGCAAGTCTATTATGTGTAAAGTGTATGCACATGTTGTTTTATCATGCTGAAAATTTGGAAAGGACTCTTCAGTCTGCATGCTTTAATGTTCCATTTTTGAAGTCAGTGGAGGAAATTGCATCCCAGTTGGTGGAAAACTGAGTCTGAAGTTGGAGCTCAGTGTGTGAGTGATTGTGCTGGGAAGTCTATGTACAAGTATGCAGCAGGTGCTGTATGAATGAGTGTTAATGCTGCAGGACAAGTCTGGATAATTCCTGCTCTTTGAGCTCTACAGCTGTTTCCAGATGGGGAGAGGCCTGGACGAGGTGCTTTCTCCGCTTATGGAGCTGCCTCTTTCTTCCAGAGCTGTTCACCGAGTGCTACAGCAATGATGAAAACCtagctgagcagctgctgacCTATTCCTGTGAGGCCTGGGGAGGGAGCAATTGCCTGGAACTAGCAGTGGAAGCGAAAGACCAGCAATTCATTGCACAGCCAGGGGTGCAGGTAATATCAATGCAAAGGTGGTGTGTGCATTGCTGTAACTCTTGTGATCTGGGTGActttaggaagaaaagcaaatattcttGCTGTCAAAATGCTGCATCCACATGAATAGCCTGTGGAAATGCCACAGCTCAGGCACTGTCCTCATGGAAGACAGAACCTATGGGAGACGTTTCCCAGATGTGTGAACACTGAGCTTTGCATGGTTGTGGTAAAGCCCAGTCCCATTGTATACTCAGGGAACCAAcatttgcagtgctgtgaaaTGCATCCCAAAGAGCACTGATTGGGGCAGGTGGGGAACAATTCCCTTCTTGTGGCTTCCGTCCCTCCTGGAAATGGCTGTATTGCCTACAAATGCTAAGTTGAGAGGGGAAGATTATTTAGAGcagtaaattttaaaaaaataaaataaaataaaacaaaaacctgatgATAAAGACTGCCCAAAGTGGCTTCTCTCTTGGCACACCTTCTGTGTTCACACAGCGTGG
This window harbors:
- the TRPM8 gene encoding transient receptor potential cation channel subfamily M member 8 isoform X2 → MAKYAKKGPNCATAKHKQLLQKSELAPNWLEEMIRMKRECGEQHRDATEVNQLDTKPQRKENGAMQSVVSTGTMRHRRNGNFESSRLLNSSISRSIDVSCNDSDLVNFIRENFKKRECVFFTKDSNSVGNLCKCGYPESQHIEGTQINDDEKWNYRKHTKELPTDAFGDVHFENIEKRGKYIRLSCDTDPETLYDLMTQHWHLKTPNLVISVTGGAKNFALKPRMRKIFSRLIYIAQSKGAWIFTGGTHNGLMKYIGEVVRDNTISQSSEESVVAIGIAAWGMISNRESLIRSSDNEGYYLAHYIMDDLKRDPLYCLDNNHTHLLLVDNGTHGHPTIEAEVRTQLEKYISERVIPESNYGGKIPIVCFAQGGGKETLKSIHVAIKSKIPCVVVEGSGRIADVIASLMEAEDTLTSSCVKESLHRYLPRTISRLSEEETESWVKWIKEVLENPHLLTVIKTEEAGDEIVSNAIAFALYKAFSTNERNRDNWNEQLKLLLEWNQLDLASDEIFTNDRNWESADLQDVMFTALVKDRPKFVRLFLENGLNLRKFLTTEVLRELYTNNFSSLVFKNLQIAKNSYNDALLTFVWKMVEDFRRGLKRDDKNNKHELEIHLSTECPITRHPLQALFIWSVLQNKKELSKVIWEQTRGCTLAALGASKLLKSMAKVKNDINAAGESEELANEYETRAVELFTECYSNDENLAEQLLTYSCEAWGGSNCLELAVEAKDQQFIAQPGVQNFLSKQWYGGISRDTNNWKIILCLFFFPLIGCGFISFRKKPVEKSKKLFLYYVSFFTSPFVVFSWNVIFYIVFLLLFAYVLLMDFQKEPTVLEIILYVLVFILLCDEVRQWYMNGSKYLSDLWNVMDTLAIFYFIAGIVLR
- the TRPM8 gene encoding transient receptor potential cation channel subfamily M member 8, producing MQSVVSTGTMRHRRNGNFESSRLLNSSISRSIDVSCNDSDLVNFIRENFKKRECVFFTKDSNSVGNLCKCGYPESQHIEGTQINDDEKWNYRKHTKELPTDAFGDVHFENIEKRGKYIRLSCDTDPETLYDLMTQHWHLKTPNLVISVTGGAKNFALKPRMRKIFSRLIYIAQSKGAWIFTGGTHNGLMKYIGEVVRDNTISQSSEESVVAIGIAAWGMISNRESLIRSSDNEGYYLAHYIMDDLKRDPLYCLDNNHTHLLLVDNGTHGHPTIEAEVRTQLEKYISERVIPESNYGGKIPIVCFAQGGGKETLKSIHVAIKSKIPCVVVEGSGRIADVIASLMEAEDTLTSSCVKESLHRYLPRTISRLSEEETESWVKWIKEVLENPHLLTVIKTEEAGDEIVSNAIAFALYKAFSTNERNRDNWNEQLKLLLEWNQLDLASDEIFTNDRNWESADLQDVMFTALVKDRPKFVRLFLENGLNLRKFLTTEVLRELYTNNFSSLVFKNLQIAKNSYNDALLTFVWKMVEDFRRGLKRDDKNNKHELEIHLSTECPITRHPLQALFIWSVLQNKKELSKVIWEQTRGCTLAALGASKLLKSMAKVKNDINAAGESEELANEYETRAVELFTECYSNDENLAEQLLTYSCEAWGGSNCLELAVEAKDQQFIAQPGVQNFLSKQWYGGISRDTNNWKIILCLFFFPLIGCGFISFRKKPVEKSKKLFLYYVSFFTSPFVVFSWNVIFYIVFLLLFAYVLLMDFQKEPTVLEIILYVLVFILLCDEVRQWYMNGSKYLSDLWNVMDTLAIFYFIAGIVLRLHSSNESSWYSGRVIFCLDYIVFTLRLIHIFTVSRNLGPKIIMLQRMMIDVFFFLFLFAVWMVAFGVARQGILRKNEHRWEWIFRSVIYEPYLAMFGQYPDDVDGTTYNFDRCTFSGNESKPLCVELDANNQPRFPEWITIPLVCIYMLSTNILLVNLLVAMFGYTVGSVQENNDQVWKFQRYFLVQEYCSRLTIPFPFVIFAYIFMVMRKCFKCCCKNESKEPSICCSRNEDNETLSWEAVMKENYLVKINTKASDTSEEMVHRFRQLDAKLSDLKGLLKEISSKIK